TCACCGCCTGCACCTCCGGTAATAAAAAAACTGCGGAGCAAAGGTACACCTTCAATAACATACTGGATATTGCCTACACTCCCGACACCCTGCACCGTTGCTACGGCTGGTTCACAGACGCCGGTTCATGGATGGGCTTCACCCTGCCCGAAAAGGCACAATGGGTGAACGGCTTCTGCGGTCCGTTCAGTCTGGATATGTTCCGCCGCCAATGGATGGCACAGTCCGCCGTCACAGTAGATTTCGCCGGAAACGCTTCTGCCAGCTTCGTTCCCGACTCTACCTGCTATTTTCCCGGCGAGCTCTATATGTCCGCCCACTCCGATGCAGGGAGCATCACGCAACGACTTAACTTTGCAGACGCCTCAACCGCCCTCCTGCGCATAGAGTCCGATAAAGCGGAAGACCTGCTTCTGACAGGCAGTCAATGGGGAAAAGACGTCACCATTGCTGTAGAGCAAAACTCCGTCATTGCCCGCCACCCCAGCGGAGAAAGCGTGACCGTAACATTTACCCCCGACGTGACACTTTCCCGGACGGAAAACAACTACACAGCCCTTGTTCACAATCCCCAATATCCCGTCCATGTAGCCATTTCCTTCTTCACCTCGGAAAAAGAGATGACCGCCGGATTGCAGAATATCCCTACCCTGCTCAACAATCCCGGAAAAGCATTGCAAGCCAATGCCGAACGCTGGGAGGGTTATCTGACCAAGATACTGCGCAAGGACATGAAGCCCGAATACGACCGTATCGCCGTGAAAGCCGTCACCACCCTTATTTCCAACTGGCGCACGCATCGCGGCGGACTGCTTCACGAAGGTATTGTCCCGAGCCACGCCGTAGGCTACTTTGTAGGTTTCTGGGCATGGGATAGTTGGCGTTTCAGTGCCGGAACCGCTAAATTCGACCCTGAACTGGCAAAGAACAACATCCGCGCCATGTTCGATTATCAGCAACCGGACGGCATGGTTATCGACTGCATCTACACCGACCCGTCGGAAAACAATGCCCGCGACAGCAAACCGCCTTTGGTGTGCTGGGCGGTAGACGAAATCTTCACGCATACAGGCGACACCGCTTTCGTTGCCGAAATATACCCGCAACTGCTCTCTTAC
This window of the Bacteroides intestinalis DSM 17393 genome carries:
- a CDS encoding MGH1-like glycoside hydrolase domain-containing protein, encoding MKHKFIHIICFTLLVAGLTACTSGNKKTAEQRYTFNNILDIAYTPDTLHRCYGWFTDAGSWMGFTLPEKAQWVNGFCGPFSLDMFRRQWMAQSAVTVDFAGNASASFVPDSTCYFPGELYMSAHSDAGSITQRLNFADASTALLRIESDKAEDLLLTGSQWGKDVTIAVEQNSVIARHPSGESVTVTFTPDVTLSRTENNYTALVHNPQYPVHVAISFFTSEKEMTAGLQNIPTLLNNPGKALQANAERWEGYLTKILRKDMKPEYDRIAVKAVTTLISNWRTHRGGLLHEGIVPSHAVGYFVGFWAWDSWRFSAGTAKFDPELAKNNIRAMFDYQQPDGMVIDCIYTDPSENNARDSKPPLVCWAVDEIFTHTGDTAFVAEIYPQLLSYYKWWYQKRDHNRNGMCEYGATDGTLEAAAWESGMDNAIRFDDAVMLKNDGADDAWSMDQESVDLNAYLALECKLLKKFAGLLNATFDGPDYSDKVADYFFDKQLNFFFDRRLKDGSFIEEPGCEAYTPLWTQIATQSQVDSMLPMLQDTAKFSTYIPFPTIAADNPKYNPRGYWRGPIWLDQTYFAIRGLRNYGYHKLADEYTLQVFDRLNGLKEGAPIHENYGTHTGERLKAPHFSWSSSHLLMMYDDYGK